Proteins co-encoded in one Candidatus Bathyarchaeota archaeon genomic window:
- a CDS encoding DUF167 family protein has protein sequence MSITETKDGVIISVFVKPNSAKFKIKLDGDEIVLYCTEEPVKGKVNKEIVKELSRLLHTEVELVSGATSRQKKLFAKGLRKKQAEERIIP, from the coding sequence ATGAGCATCACCGAGACAAAAGATGGCGTAATCATCTCAGTTTTTGTTAAACCCAACAGTGCAAAATTTAAAATAAAACTTGATGGCGACGAAATCGTTCTGTATTGCACCGAGGAACCAGTCAAAGGCAAAGTAAACAAAGAAATCGTAAAGGAACTTTCGAGGCTGTTGCATACTGAGGTGGAACTTGTCTCAGGTGCTACTTCTAGGCAAAAAAAATTATTTGCAAAAGGACTACGGAAAAAACAAGCTGAAGAACGTATAATTCCATAA